The Streptomyces sp. NBC_01275 genome has a segment encoding these proteins:
- a CDS encoding BTAD domain-containing putative transcriptional regulator, whose translation MLTPRLRFRLLGPLDVEIDGRAVVLTGRQRALCAVLLLHANHVVSVDRLIQCLWDDRPPGAGAARVRALVAEVRRALGPSGPEVLATRRPGYVMHASPDELDLLAFEDLIRDGSRAAADGDWRTARGRGEQALALWRGEPLSDLSEAAVREAERQRLGELHLAAREGMAEAEIETGRHREAIAELLRLTAAHPLRERPHALLMRALQQDGRTAEALELYTALRRRMVDELGMEPSDDIRALHGRLLQGGGAPAAAPPGRPAATAPAHPVPRQLPPAPRRFVGRDGELDRLDACLRTAEPLALIVGPAGVGKSALALHWAHRVADRFPDGQLFLDLRGFDNAEPMTPQEALPLLLQGLGCAPRDIPLGAEAQTALYRTLLADRRVLVVLDDVADASSVRQLLPASEGSLTLVTSRDKLSGLVTLDGAYRVSCDVLDSAAALELISGAVGAEAVAADPEAAARLVELCDRLPLALCVAGSWIGDRPGSIRAYVRDLADRGRLARLHVEGEESVAVRAALDLSYGVLPQEARRAFRSLGVLPGTGRSVAAAAAAAGLDEPGTADLLRLAQRVHLLRDVEHGRPAWHDLVHEYARDRTAAEDAPQERAAAVERVLDHYLQSVVHAAATAGLYVMRMRPSPVEGSLAREFATAEEAYAWFDGEWDDIAAAIGHAAEHGPARFVWWLVDALQDLFHHRRPLSDWMRLAGLAREVAAREGDEVGQASMCLSLGSARWRNGDLRGALAEYEEAEELARRAGWTYGEAGSLQGKGVTLKLLGELRRALPCYDRALALYRTLGNVKNVEIMLINTASLNLALGRLDAAEEAACAALDLIGDTAHHNRAMALVNLALVLQRQARFAEAASALRTCFLVSRESGSTYTEAVALEALGRVRADAGQDDRALLAYEDALAVSRRVENRNCQVDSLVGLASVKLRAGRAEEAADHLDAAFETAERTGHRAGLVEVLLARADLARFQGRPAEALDRLERAERLAADGNPLTLPRIHLAAALTLLETGEPVRAQDAAAEAVKLAHTSGQRLVHARAAAALASAHEAQGDAEQARIAHTEAGTALSAIAGLGPPPDPGGRAAGGPLPHRRHHDLPLDAESRLTLYLTEHFAD comes from the coding sequence ATGCTCACCCCACGGCTCAGGTTCCGCCTGCTCGGACCCCTGGACGTCGAGATCGACGGCCGGGCCGTCGTGCTCACCGGGCGGCAGCGCGCACTGTGCGCGGTGCTCCTGCTGCACGCCAACCACGTCGTCTCCGTCGACCGGCTGATTCAGTGCCTGTGGGACGACCGTCCGCCGGGCGCGGGCGCGGCGCGCGTACGGGCCCTGGTCGCGGAGGTGCGCCGGGCGCTCGGCCCCTCGGGACCGGAGGTGCTGGCCACCCGCCGCCCGGGATACGTCATGCACGCGAGCCCCGACGAACTGGACCTGCTCGCCTTCGAGGACCTCATCCGGGACGGCTCGCGGGCCGCGGCCGACGGCGACTGGCGCACGGCCCGGGGCCGTGGCGAACAGGCCCTCGCGCTGTGGCGGGGCGAGCCCCTGTCGGACCTGTCGGAGGCGGCGGTGCGCGAGGCCGAGCGGCAACGCCTCGGCGAACTGCACCTCGCGGCCCGGGAGGGCATGGCGGAGGCGGAGATCGAGACCGGCCGCCACCGGGAGGCCATCGCCGAGCTCCTCCGGCTGACGGCCGCCCACCCGCTGCGCGAACGCCCGCACGCGCTGCTGATGCGCGCGCTCCAACAGGACGGCCGCACCGCCGAGGCCCTGGAGCTGTACACCGCGCTGCGCCGCCGCATGGTCGACGAGCTGGGCATGGAGCCGTCGGACGACATCAGGGCCCTGCACGGCCGTCTGCTGCAAGGCGGCGGCGCCCCCGCAGCGGCCCCGCCCGGACGCCCCGCCGCCACCGCCCCCGCCCATCCCGTCCCGCGCCAACTCCCGCCCGCACCACGGCGCTTCGTCGGCCGCGACGGGGAGCTGGACCGCCTCGACGCCTGTCTGCGCACCGCCGAGCCCCTCGCCCTGATCGTCGGCCCGGCCGGCGTCGGCAAGAGCGCCCTGGCGCTGCACTGGGCCCACCGGGTCGCCGACCGCTTCCCCGACGGGCAGCTCTTCCTCGACCTGCGCGGCTTCGACAACGCCGAGCCGATGACCCCTCAGGAGGCCCTGCCCCTCCTCCTCCAGGGCCTGGGCTGCGCCCCGCGCGACATCCCGCTGGGCGCGGAGGCGCAGACCGCGCTGTACCGGACGCTGCTGGCGGACCGCCGGGTGCTGGTCGTCCTGGACGACGTCGCCGACGCCTCCTCCGTACGGCAGCTGCTGCCCGCCTCCGAGGGCTCCCTGACGCTGGTGACCAGCCGGGACAAGCTCAGCGGCCTGGTCACCCTCGACGGGGCCTACCGGGTCTCCTGCGACGTCCTCGACAGCGCCGCCGCCCTGGAGCTGATCAGCGGCGCGGTCGGCGCGGAGGCCGTCGCCGCCGACCCGGAGGCCGCCGCCCGGCTGGTCGAGCTCTGCGACCGGCTGCCGCTCGCCCTGTGCGTCGCCGGCTCCTGGATCGGCGACCGGCCGGGCAGCATCCGCGCCTACGTCCGCGACCTCGCCGACCGCGGCCGGCTGGCCCGGCTGCACGTCGAGGGCGAGGAGTCCGTCGCCGTACGGGCCGCGCTGGACCTGTCCTACGGGGTGCTGCCGCAGGAGGCGCGGCGGGCCTTCCGCTCGCTGGGCGTGCTGCCGGGCACGGGCCGGTCGGTCGCGGCGGCCGCCGCTGCCGCCGGGCTCGACGAGCCGGGCACCGCCGACCTGCTGCGGCTGGCCCAGCGCGTCCACCTGCTGCGCGACGTCGAGCACGGCCGCCCCGCCTGGCACGACCTCGTGCACGAGTACGCCCGCGACCGCACCGCCGCGGAGGACGCGCCGCAGGAGCGGGCGGCCGCCGTCGAACGCGTCCTCGACCACTATCTGCAGAGCGTCGTCCACGCGGCCGCGACCGCGGGCCTGTACGTCATGCGCATGCGCCCGAGCCCCGTCGAGGGCTCCCTGGCACGGGAGTTCGCCACCGCCGAGGAGGCGTACGCCTGGTTCGACGGCGAGTGGGACGACATCGCCGCCGCCATCGGCCACGCCGCCGAGCACGGCCCCGCCCGCTTCGTCTGGTGGCTGGTGGACGCCCTCCAGGACCTCTTCCACCACCGTCGCCCGCTCTCCGACTGGATGCGGCTGGCCGGCCTCGCCCGGGAGGTGGCCGCGCGCGAAGGGGACGAGGTCGGCCAGGCCTCCATGTGCCTGTCCCTGGGCAGCGCCCGCTGGCGCAACGGCGACCTGCGCGGGGCCCTGGCGGAGTACGAGGAGGCGGAGGAGCTGGCGCGCCGCGCCGGGTGGACGTACGGCGAGGCCGGCAGCCTCCAGGGCAAGGGCGTCACCCTCAAGCTCCTGGGCGAGCTGCGCCGCGCCCTGCCCTGCTACGACCGCGCCCTCGCGCTCTACCGCACCCTGGGCAACGTCAAGAACGTGGAGATCATGCTGATCAACACGGCGTCCCTGAACCTCGCCCTGGGCCGCCTCGACGCGGCCGAGGAGGCGGCCTGCGCGGCCCTCGACCTGATCGGCGACACCGCCCACCACAACCGCGCGATGGCCCTCGTCAACCTCGCCCTGGTGCTCCAGCGACAGGCCCGGTTCGCGGAGGCGGCGAGCGCGCTGCGCACCTGCTTCCTCGTCTCCCGCGAATCCGGCTCCACCTACACCGAGGCCGTGGCCCTGGAGGCGCTGGGCCGGGTGCGCGCCGACGCCGGCCAGGACGACCGTGCGCTCCTCGCCTACGAGGACGCCCTCGCCGTCTCCCGCCGGGTGGAGAACCGCAACTGCCAGGTCGACTCGCTGGTGGGTCTGGCGTCGGTGAAGCTGCGCGCGGGCCGCGCGGAGGAGGCGGCCGACCATCTCGACGCCGCGTTCGAGACCGCCGAGCGCACCGGGCACCGCGCGGGCCTCGTCGAGGTCCTGCTGGCCCGCGCCGACCTGGCCCGCTTCCAGGGCCGCCCCGCCGAGGCCCTGGACCGCCTGGAGCGCGCCGAACGCCTCGCGGCCGACGGCAACCCCCTCACCCTCCCGCGCATCCACCTCGCCGCCGCCCTGACCCTGCTGGAGACCGGCGAGCCGGTCCGGGCCCAGGACGCGGCGGCGGAGGCCGTCAAGCTGGCCCACACCTCCGGCCAGCGCCTGGTGCACGCCCGGGCCGCCGCCGCCCTGGCGTCCGCCCACGAGGCCCAGGGCGACGCCGAACAGGCCCGCATCGCCCACACCGAGGCCGGGACCGCGCTCTCCGCGATCGCGGGCCTCGGCCCCCCGCCCGACCCCGGCGGCCGCGCCGCCGGAGGCCCCCTGCCCCACCGCCGTCACCATGACCTCCCCCTCGACGCGGAGTCCCGCCTGACCCTGTACCTGACCGAACACTTCGCGGACTGA
- a CDS encoding VOC family protein yields MDITIHSSFLPQDDPEAALAFYRDALGFEVRNDVGYAGLRWITVGPVGQPGTSIVLHPPAADPGVTEDERRTIAEMMAKGTYGSILLATPDLDDTFARLQAGDVEVVQEPTEQPYGVRDCAFRDPAGNMVRIQERR; encoded by the coding sequence ATGGACATCACGATTCACTCGAGCTTCCTCCCGCAGGACGACCCCGAGGCGGCGCTGGCCTTCTACCGCGACGCCCTCGGCTTCGAGGTGCGCAACGACGTCGGCTACGCGGGGCTGCGCTGGATCACGGTCGGCCCGGTCGGCCAGCCCGGCACGTCCATCGTCCTGCATCCGCCGGCCGCCGACCCCGGCGTCACCGAGGACGAGCGCCGCACGATCGCCGAGATGATGGCCAAGGGCACCTACGGCAGCATCCTCCTGGCCACCCCCGACCTCGACGACACCTTCGCCCGGCTCCAGGCAGGCGACGTCGAGGTCGTCCAGGAGCCGACCGAGCAGCCGTACGGGGTCCGCGACTGCGCCTTCCGCGACCCGGCGGGCAACATGGTCCGCATCCAGGAACGGCGATAG
- a CDS encoding ABC transporter ATP-binding protein yields MSSTTPLLDVSGLTKHFPIKGGFPIRRTVGAVQAVDGLDFQVAEGESLGLVGESGCGKSTTGRLITRLLEPTGGTISYRGQDITHAGRKQLAPIRSEIQMIFQDPYASLNPRQTVGKIISGPMEINDIHPAGGREARVRELLEIVGLNPEHYNRFPHEFSGGQRQRIGVARALALEPKLIVADEPVSALDVSIQAQVVNLLQKVQRDLGIAFVFIAHDLAVVRHFSQRVAVMYLGRIVEIADRDDLYGNPRHPYTRALLSAVPEATVEDEGAPARERIRLVGDVPSPINPPSGCRFRTRCWKATDKCASEAPPLVQVEGNKPGHLTACHYPETADAQVTVPAPRLSKDPEAAV; encoded by the coding sequence ATGAGCAGCACCACTCCCCTCCTGGACGTCTCCGGGCTCACCAAGCACTTCCCGATCAAGGGCGGCTTCCCGATCCGGCGGACGGTCGGCGCCGTGCAGGCCGTCGACGGGCTCGACTTCCAGGTCGCCGAGGGCGAGAGCCTCGGCCTGGTCGGCGAGTCCGGCTGCGGCAAGTCGACGACGGGCCGGCTGATCACCCGGCTCCTGGAGCCGACCGGCGGGACGATCTCGTACCGCGGTCAGGACATCACGCACGCGGGACGCAAGCAGCTGGCGCCGATCCGGTCCGAGATCCAGATGATCTTCCAGGACCCGTACGCGTCGCTGAACCCGCGCCAGACCGTCGGAAAGATCATCTCCGGTCCGATGGAGATCAACGACATCCACCCGGCCGGCGGGCGCGAGGCGCGCGTGCGGGAGCTGCTGGAGATCGTCGGCCTCAACCCCGAGCACTACAACCGCTTCCCGCACGAGTTCTCCGGCGGTCAGCGCCAGCGCATCGGCGTGGCCCGGGCGCTGGCCCTCGAACCGAAGCTGATCGTGGCCGACGAGCCGGTCTCCGCGCTCGACGTGTCCATCCAGGCGCAGGTCGTCAACCTGCTCCAGAAGGTGCAGCGGGACCTGGGCATCGCCTTCGTCTTCATCGCCCACGACCTGGCCGTCGTACGGCACTTCTCGCAGCGCGTCGCGGTCATGTACCTCGGCCGGATCGTCGAGATCGCCGACCGCGACGACCTGTACGGCAACCCGCGCCACCCCTACACCCGGGCGCTGCTGTCGGCCGTGCCCGAGGCCACGGTGGAGGACGAGGGAGCCCCGGCCCGGGAGCGCATCCGCCTGGTCGGCGACGTGCCCTCGCCCATCAACCCGCCCTCCGGCTGCCGGTTCCGCACCCGCTGCTGGAAGGCGACGGACAAGTGCGCGTCCGAGGCCCCGCCGCTGGTGCAGGTGGAGGGCAACAAGCCCGGTCACCTGACGGCGTGCCACTACCCCGAGACGGCGGACGCCCAGGTCACCGTGCCCGCTCCCCGTCTCTCCAAGGACCCCGAGGCGGCGGTCTGA
- a CDS encoding BTAD domain-containing putative transcriptional regulator, with amino-acid sequence MEIQLLGCVEARAHSGDKLPLPHGTRLLLAALAWAPGTFVSDEALIERVWPERRPQHPRDALYIQATRLRKALQPDGQAGQGFELARKRGGYVLVVDEHSVDTSRFRALVRQAQHTARVGETEAALDLYGRALELWRGEPLSDVRTAWAESARVALRREHREALVGSTELYLRSGRHEECLPQLHWLAEMHPFDEKVAGLLMLALYRGGRQADALDCFQLLRLRMVDLLGCEPGPEVRALHGRILSGDPRLQGRTAYAASV; translated from the coding sequence ATGGAAATTCAGCTGCTCGGCTGCGTCGAGGCACGCGCCCACTCCGGCGACAAACTGCCGCTGCCGCACGGCACCAGGCTGCTGCTGGCGGCGCTGGCGTGGGCCCCGGGCACGTTCGTGTCCGACGAGGCGCTGATCGAGCGGGTGTGGCCGGAGCGGCGGCCCCAGCATCCTCGCGACGCCCTGTACATCCAGGCCACCCGGCTGCGCAAGGCGCTGCAGCCCGACGGACAGGCCGGCCAGGGCTTCGAACTGGCCCGCAAGCGCGGCGGTTACGTCCTCGTGGTCGACGAGCACAGCGTGGACACCTCCCGCTTCCGCGCCCTGGTACGGCAGGCGCAGCACACGGCGCGCGTCGGCGAGACCGAGGCCGCGCTCGACCTCTACGGGCGGGCCCTGGAGCTGTGGCGGGGCGAGCCGCTGTCGGACGTGCGCACGGCCTGGGCGGAGTCGGCGCGGGTGGCGCTGCGCCGCGAGCACCGGGAGGCGCTGGTCGGCAGCACGGAGCTGTATCTGCGCTCGGGGCGGCACGAGGAGTGCCTGCCGCAGCTGCACTGGCTGGCGGAAATGCACCCGTTCGACGAGAAGGTCGCCGGCCTGCTGATGCTCGCCCTGTACCGGGGCGGCCGGCAGGCGGACGCCCTGGACTGCTTCCAGCTGCTGCGCCTGCGCATGGTCGACCTGCTGGGCTGCGAGCCCGGCCCGGAGGTGCGTGCCCTGCACGGGCGGATCCTGTCCGGCGACCCGCGCCTCCAGGGACGTACGGCGTACGCGGCGAGCGTCTGA
- a CDS encoding excinuclease ABC subunit UvrA, with translation MAARTQTQTPTPTSAPPKTQSSEPHVADSHGLIRVHGARVNNLKDVSVEIPKRRLTVFTGVSGSGKSSLVFGTIAAESQRLINETYSAFVQGFMPTMARPEVDVLDGLTTAIIVDQQRMGADPRSTVGTATDANAMLRILFSRLGRPHIGSPKAYSFNVASISGAGAVTVERGGQTVKERRSFKITGGMCPRCEGRGAVTDLDLTQLYDDSKSLNEGALTVPGYKAGGWNYRLYSESGFYDPDKPIREYTKKELQDFLHREPTRMKIAGINMTYEGLIPRIQKSMLAKDKEGMQPHIREFVERAVTFTACPECDGTRLNEGARSSKIGRISIADACAMQISDLAAWVRDLDEPSVAPLLTTLRHTLESFVEIGLGYLSLDRPAGTLSGGEAQRVKMIRHLGSSLTDTTYVFDEPTIGLHPHDIQRMNDLLLRLRDKGNTVLVVEHKPETIAIADHVVDLGPGAGTAGGAVCFEGTVEGLRTAGTVTGRHFDDRASLKESVRKPTGTLEIRGARANNLRDVDVDVPLGVLVVVTGVAGSGKSSLVHGSIPAGAGVVSVDQAPIKGSRRSNPATYTGLLEPIRKAFAKANGVKPALFSANSEGACPTCNGAGVVYTDLAMMAGVATTCEECEGKRFEASVLEYRLGGRDISEVLAMSVTEAEEFFGAGEARVPAAHTILGRLADVGLGYLSLGQPLTTLSGGERQRLKLATHLGEKGGDQPVYVLDEPTAGLHLSDVEQLLGLLDRLVDSGRSVIVVEHHQAVMAHADWIIDLGPGAGHDGGRIVFEGAPADLVADRSTLTGEHLAAYVGA, from the coding sequence ATGGCCGCCAGGACCCAGACGCAGACACCGACGCCGACATCGGCACCGCCCAAGACCCAGTCGTCCGAGCCGCATGTCGCCGACAGCCACGGTCTGATCCGGGTGCACGGCGCGCGCGTGAACAACCTCAAGGACGTCAGCGTCGAGATCCCCAAACGCCGGCTGACGGTGTTCACCGGCGTCTCCGGCTCCGGCAAGAGCTCGCTGGTGTTCGGCACGATCGCCGCGGAGTCGCAGCGGCTGATCAACGAGACCTACAGCGCCTTCGTCCAGGGCTTCATGCCGACGATGGCGCGGCCCGAGGTCGACGTGCTCGACGGGCTGACCACCGCGATCATCGTCGACCAGCAGCGGATGGGCGCCGACCCCCGCTCCACCGTCGGCACCGCCACCGACGCCAACGCGATGCTGCGCATCCTCTTCAGCCGGCTCGGCAGGCCCCACATCGGCTCGCCCAAGGCGTACTCCTTCAACGTCGCCTCGATCAGCGGGGCCGGCGCGGTCACCGTGGAACGCGGCGGGCAGACCGTGAAGGAGCGGCGCAGCTTCAAAATCACCGGCGGCATGTGTCCGCGCTGCGAAGGCCGCGGCGCCGTCACCGACCTCGACCTCACCCAGCTCTACGACGACTCCAAGTCGCTCAACGAGGGCGCGCTGACCGTCCCCGGCTACAAGGCGGGCGGCTGGAACTACCGGCTCTACAGCGAGTCCGGCTTCTACGACCCGGACAAGCCGATCCGCGAATACACCAAGAAGGAACTCCAGGACTTCCTCCACCGCGAGCCGACCAGGATGAAGATCGCGGGCATCAACATGACCTACGAGGGTCTGATCCCGCGGATCCAGAAGTCGATGCTCGCCAAGGACAAGGAGGGCATGCAGCCGCACATCCGGGAGTTCGTGGAGCGGGCGGTCACCTTCACCGCCTGCCCCGAGTGCGACGGCACCCGGCTCAACGAGGGGGCCCGGTCCTCGAAGATCGGGCGGATCAGCATCGCCGACGCCTGCGCGATGCAGATCAGCGACCTGGCCGCCTGGGTGCGCGACCTCGACGAGCCGTCGGTGGCCCCGCTGCTCACCACGCTCCGGCACACCCTCGAGTCGTTCGTGGAGATCGGCCTCGGCTATCTCTCGCTCGACCGCCCGGCCGGCACGCTGTCCGGCGGCGAGGCGCAGCGCGTCAAGATGATCCGCCACCTCGGCTCCTCGCTCACCGACACCACCTACGTCTTCGACGAGCCCACCATCGGCCTGCACCCCCATGACATCCAGCGGATGAACGACCTGCTGCTGCGGCTGCGGGACAAGGGCAACACGGTGCTCGTCGTGGAGCACAAGCCGGAGACCATCGCGATCGCCGACCATGTCGTCGACCTCGGTCCCGGCGCGGGCACGGCGGGCGGAGCGGTCTGCTTCGAGGGCACCGTCGAGGGGCTGCGGACCGCCGGCACGGTCACCGGCCGCCACTTCGACGACCGGGCCTCCCTCAAGGAGTCGGTGCGCAAGCCCACCGGCACGCTGGAGATCCGGGGCGCGCGGGCGAACAACCTGCGGGACGTGGACGTCGACGTCCCGCTCGGGGTCCTCGTCGTCGTCACCGGGGTCGCCGGTTCCGGCAAGAGCTCGCTGGTGCACGGCTCGATCCCGGCCGGCGCGGGCGTGGTCTCGGTCGACCAGGCCCCGATCAAGGGCTCACGGCGCAGCAACCCGGCGACCTACACCGGGCTGCTCGAGCCGATCCGCAAGGCGTTCGCCAAGGCCAACGGCGTGAAGCCGGCGCTGTTCAGCGCCAACTCCGAGGGCGCCTGCCCCACCTGCAACGGCGCCGGGGTCGTCTACACCGACCTGGCGATGATGGCCGGCGTCGCCACCACCTGCGAGGAGTGCGAGGGAAAGCGGTTCGAGGCGTCGGTGCTCGAATACCGCCTCGGCGGCCGGGACATCAGCGAGGTGCTGGCGATGTCGGTGACCGAGGCCGAGGAGTTCTTCGGCGCCGGCGAGGCCCGCGTCCCGGCCGCGCACACGATCCTCGGCCGGCTCGCCGACGTCGGCCTCGGCTACCTCAGCCTGGGCCAGCCGCTGACCACGCTGTCCGGCGGCGAACGGCAACGGCTCAAGCTCGCCACGCACCTGGGCGAGAAGGGCGGCGACCAGCCCGTCTACGTTCTCGACGAGCCGACCGCGGGCCTCCACCTCTCCGACGTCGAACAGCTGCTCGGCCTGCTCGACCGGCTCGTGGACTCCGGCAGGTCGGTCATCGTCGTGGAGCACCACCAGGCGGTCATGGCGCACGCCGACTGGATCATCGACCTCGGCCCCGGCGCCGGCCACGACGGCGGCCGGATCGTCTTCGAGGGCGCCCCGGCCGACCTCGTCGCCGACCGCTCCACCCTCACCGGCGAGCACCTGGCGGCCTACGTCGGCGCCTGA
- a CDS encoding ABC transporter ATP-binding protein, producing the protein MTSTDQQPFLSVRDLKVHFSTEDGVVKAVDGLSFDLLKGKTLGIVGESGSGKSVTNLAVLGLHDRDRTAIEGEIVLDDKELLTASEKELERLRGNKMAMIFQDALASLSPFHTIGKQISETYRKHTGASKKESRARAIEMLTRVGIPQPETRVDDYPHQFSGGMRQRAMIAMALVCDPELLIADEPTTALDVTVQAQIMDLLKDLQQEFGTAIIFITHDLGVIADIADDVLVMYGGRCVERGTKREVLRSPQHPYTLGLLSSMPSLDHPVDVPLNPIPGSPPSLLNPPSGCRFHPRCAFADKVDGGRCAKESPLLELTDGRGSACHLTADQRAEFFAELAGSAAN; encoded by the coding sequence GTGACGAGCACCGATCAGCAGCCCTTCCTCTCCGTCAGGGACCTGAAAGTTCACTTCTCCACCGAGGACGGCGTCGTCAAGGCCGTCGACGGTCTCTCGTTCGACCTGCTGAAGGGCAAGACGCTCGGCATCGTGGGCGAGTCGGGCTCCGGCAAGTCGGTCACCAACCTGGCCGTCCTGGGTCTGCACGACCGCGACCGCACCGCGATCGAGGGCGAGATCGTCCTCGACGACAAGGAGCTGCTGACGGCCTCCGAGAAGGAGCTGGAGCGGCTGCGCGGCAACAAGATGGCCATGATCTTCCAGGACGCCCTGGCCTCGCTGTCGCCGTTCCACACCATCGGCAAGCAGATCAGCGAGACGTACCGCAAGCACACCGGCGCCTCCAAGAAGGAGTCGCGTGCCCGGGCCATCGAGATGCTGACGCGGGTGGGGATCCCGCAGCCGGAGACCCGGGTGGACGACTACCCGCACCAGTTCTCCGGCGGTATGCGCCAGCGCGCGATGATCGCGATGGCGCTGGTGTGCGACCCCGAGCTGCTGATCGCCGACGAGCCGACCACGGCCCTCGACGTGACCGTGCAGGCCCAGATCATGGACCTGCTCAAGGACCTCCAGCAGGAGTTCGGCACCGCGATCATCTTCATCACCCACGACCTGGGCGTCATCGCCGACATCGCCGACGACGTGCTGGTGATGTACGGCGGCCGGTGCGTGGAGCGCGGCACCAAGCGGGAGGTGCTGCGCTCGCCGCAGCACCCGTACACGCTGGGGCTGCTGAGCTCGATGCCGAGCCTGGACCACCCGGTGGACGTGCCGCTCAACCCGATCCCGGGTTCGCCGCCGTCGCTGCTGAACCCGCCCTCGGGCTGCCGCTTCCACCCGCGGTGCGCCTTCGCCGACAAGGTCGACGGGGGCCGGTGCGCCAAGGAGAGTCCGCTCCTGGAGCTCACGGACGGACGGGGTTCCGCCTGCCACCTGACTGCCGACCAGCGCGCCGAGTTCTTCGCCGAACTCGCCGGCAGCGCGGCGAACTGA
- a CDS encoding ThiF family adenylyltransferase — MSEAHDTKLTAGERERYRANHAYFRAADPRPAGDPWDSQLLLKHARVTVLGVGGAGSHAAWSLAAAGVGSVHLVDPGRVEEPHLAWQSLYTEADLGRPKAEVAARRLTAVNSMGRHTYEARRADTEEALTALVRDCDVFALCTDGMDGMDGMDGAGGTGGADGADGTDGDRIREAASRVCVTLGVPWVCAGTDGLLATVGVYAPEGPCFECVAAGEGERPEPGRKPSPAPAPVAGVCGQLVAHEVVSLLTGIATTPPGYVRGLHLNAPDQHVFVRHPARPDCRSCHPQAGCPADQAPT; from the coding sequence GTGTCCGAGGCGCATGACACGAAGCTCACCGCGGGCGAGCGCGAGCGCTACCGTGCGAATCACGCCTACTTCCGCGCCGCCGACCCGCGGCCCGCCGGCGATCCCTGGGACTCCCAACTCCTGCTGAAGCACGCCCGGGTGACCGTCCTCGGCGTCGGCGGCGCGGGCAGCCACGCCGCCTGGTCGCTGGCCGCCGCCGGGGTCGGCTCCGTGCACCTCGTGGACCCCGGGCGGGTCGAGGAGCCCCATCTCGCCTGGCAGTCGCTGTACACCGAGGCCGATCTGGGCCGCCCCAAGGCGGAGGTCGCCGCCCGTCGTCTCACCGCCGTCAACTCCATGGGCCGCCACACCTACGAGGCCCGGCGCGCCGACACCGAGGAGGCCCTGACCGCGCTCGTCCGGGACTGCGACGTCTTCGCCCTCTGCACGGACGGGATGGACGGGATGGACGGGATGGACGGGGCGGGCGGGACAGGCGGCGCAGACGGTGCGGACGGCACGGACGGCGACCGTATCCGCGAGGCGGCGAGCCGCGTCTGCGTCACCCTGGGCGTGCCCTGGGTCTGCGCCGGAACCGACGGACTCCTCGCCACGGTCGGCGTCTACGCCCCCGAAGGACCCTGCTTCGAGTGCGTCGCCGCGGGCGAGGGGGAGCGGCCCGAGCCCGGCCGGAAGCCGTCCCCAGCGCCGGCCCCCGTCGCCGGGGTCTGCGGACAGCTCGTCGCCCACGAGGTCGTCTCCCTGCTCACCGGCATCGCCACGACCCCGCCGGGCTATGTCCGGGGCCTGCACCTGAACGCCCCCGACCAGCACGTCTTCGTACGGCATCCGGCCCGCCCGGACTGCCGGTCGTGCCATCCCCAGGCCGGCTGTCCGGCCGATCAGGCGCCGACGTAG
- a CDS encoding helix-turn-helix transcriptional regulator, with amino-acid sequence MWQASEVTSRPAGAADPQRLRDLARLRRVRDRIDREYAQPLDVEALARGVHMSAGHLSREFRAAYGESPYGYLMTRRIERAMALLRRGDLSVTEVCFAVGCQSLGTFSTRFSELVGMPPSAYRRLAASATAGMPSCVAKQVTRPIRNREAPSQSPG; translated from the coding sequence ATGTGGCAGGCTTCTGAGGTGACCAGCAGACCCGCCGGAGCCGCCGACCCGCAGCGCCTGCGCGACCTCGCGCGCCTGCGCCGCGTCCGCGACCGGATCGACCGGGAGTACGCGCAGCCGCTGGACGTCGAGGCCCTCGCCCGCGGGGTGCACATGTCGGCCGGACACCTCAGCCGCGAGTTCCGGGCCGCCTACGGCGAGTCGCCCTACGGCTATCTCATGACCCGCCGCATCGAGCGCGCGATGGCCCTGCTGCGCCGCGGCGACCTCAGCGTCACGGAGGTCTGCTTCGCGGTCGGCTGCCAGTCGCTGGGCACCTTCAGCACCCGCTTCAGCGAACTCGTCGGGATGCCGCCCAGCGCCTACCGGCGGCTCGCGGCGAGCGCGACGGCGGGGATGCCGTCCTGCGTGGCGAAACAGGTGACCAGACCGATCAGGAATCGAGAAGCGCCGTCCCAGAGCCCCGGCTAG